The following are encoded together in the Desulfovibrio legallii genome:
- a CDS encoding universal stress protein, whose protein sequence is MKEIKKILCAVDLSDHSKDVAEYAFLLAQKLGASVLVVYTAPSLSQYVGFHVPPNTIENFVGEIVTGAEKSMESFVAENFSGVEAKGQVLIGYAAEEILSRAKEEEVDLIVMGTHGRKGIDRILFGSVAEKVVKNADMPVLTVRPTDLED, encoded by the coding sequence ATGAAGGAAATCAAGAAGATACTGTGCGCCGTAGACCTTTCTGACCACAGCAAGGACGTGGCCGAATACGCTTTTCTGCTGGCCCAAAAACTGGGCGCCAGTGTGCTGGTGGTGTATACCGCGCCTTCCTTGAGCCAGTATGTGGGCTTTCATGTGCCGCCCAACACTATTGAGAACTTTGTGGGCGAAATTGTCACCGGCGCGGAAAAGTCCATGGAATCTTTTGTCGCCGAAAATTTTTCGGGCGTGGAGGCCAAGGGCCAGGTGCTTATTGGCTACGCCGCCGAGGAAATTCTCAGCCGAGCCAAGGAAGAAGAGGTAGATCTGATAGTTATGGGCACCCACGGCCGCAAAGGCATTGACCGCATCCTGTTCGGATCCGTGGCTGAAAAGGTGGTCAAGAACGCCGACATGCCCGTGCTGACTGTGCGGCCTACGGATCTTGAGGACTAG
- the hisC gene encoding histidinol-phosphate transaminase encodes MTPSSVRAEIAGLKPYVPGLSIAEIQEKYGLAQVIKLASNENPLGTPPLAVAAVRRHAEGAFRYPQGGNPRLAAALGRRHQVDPAQIVVGNGSDEILDLLIRVLAVPGRDNLVCCRPCFSIYPIQGQICGVEARRQPLREDFSFDFDGMLNLVDQHTRLMFVTTPDNPSGYCPPRADVARLARELAARAPQCLLVVDEAYMDFAPDPAGASLLESGELPENAAFMRTFSKQYGLAGLRLGYGVLPRELADYLWRARLPFSVNILAEEAALAALEDSAFYAATQEAVHTGRDTLTVGLTALGCTVWSSAANFLMFRLPEGAPAAAVCFEELLRRGVIIRPLTSYGLPDLLRVSVGDARENRVFLNALDDVLTATHGRGGAA; translated from the coding sequence ATGACCCCCAGCAGCGTCCGGGCGGAAATTGCCGGGCTCAAGCCCTATGTGCCCGGCCTTTCCATTGCAGAAATTCAGGAAAAATACGGTCTTGCCCAGGTCATTAAGCTGGCCAGCAACGAAAATCCCCTGGGCACGCCGCCCCTGGCCGTGGCGGCCGTCCGCCGTCACGCGGAGGGGGCCTTCCGCTATCCTCAGGGCGGCAACCCGCGCCTGGCCGCCGCCTTGGGCCGCCGCCATCAGGTGGACCCCGCGCAAATAGTGGTGGGCAACGGTTCGGACGAAATACTGGACCTGCTCATCCGGGTACTGGCCGTGCCCGGGCGGGATAATCTGGTCTGCTGCCGGCCCTGCTTCAGCATTTATCCCATCCAGGGGCAGATCTGCGGGGTGGAGGCGCGCCGCCAGCCCCTGCGCGAGGATTTTTCCTTCGATTTTGACGGCATGCTCAACCTGGTGGACCAGCACACCCGGCTTATGTTTGTGACTACGCCCGACAATCCCTCAGGCTATTGTCCCCCCCGCGCGGATGTGGCCCGCCTGGCCCGCGAGCTGGCGGCCCGCGCCCCCCAATGCCTGCTGGTGGTGGATGAAGCCTATATGGATTTTGCGCCGGACCCGGCCGGGGCTTCGCTGCTTGAAAGCGGCGAACTGCCGGAAAACGCGGCCTTTATGCGGACTTTTTCCAAACAGTACGGTCTGGCGGGCCTGCGCCTGGGGTACGGCGTGCTGCCGCGCGAGCTGGCGGACTATCTCTGGCGCGCGCGTCTGCCTTTTTCTGTCAATATCCTGGCCGAAGAGGCCGCCCTGGCCGCTCTGGAGGACAGCGCCTTTTACGCCGCCACCCAGGAAGCTGTGCACACCGGGCGGGACACGCTCACTGTGGGGCTCACGGCTCTGGGCTGTACCGTGTGGTCCAGCGCGGCCAACTTCCTTATGTTCCGCCTGCCCGAAGGCGCGCCCGCTGCGGCGGTCTGCTTTGAGGAACTGCTGCGCCGCGGCGTCATCATCCGCCCCCTGACCAGCTACGGTCTGCCCGATCTGCTGCGCGTAAGCGTGGGCGATGCGCGGGAAAACCGCGTTTTCCTTAATGCCCTGGACGACGTCTTGACGGCGACCCACGGCCGGGGAGGCGCGGCATGA
- the cmk gene encoding (d)CMP kinase, translating to MSVFLPIVTLDGPAGVGKTTLARRMAESLGLAYLDTGAMFRCLALKLGPGAETLPEEELRARCGQYAFRLSGAGRGSTLFCNDVPVRGEVRTEVVGMLAARIATVPVVREALRAIQRRMGERAPLVAEGRDMGTVVFPDARFKFFLDADPEVRAVRRLRDLENRGQSADLHSLTDQIRRRDAMDRNRAVAPLRPAQDALVVDTSHLDIEGVLGVMLHHIDVHGGARALRPVAD from the coding sequence ATGAGCGTTTTCCTTCCCATAGTGACTCTGGACGGTCCCGCCGGCGTGGGCAAAACCACGCTCGCCCGGCGTATGGCCGAAAGCCTGGGGCTGGCCTATCTGGACACGGGCGCCATGTTCCGGTGTCTGGCCCTCAAGCTGGGGCCGGGCGCGGAAACTCTGCCCGAGGAGGAACTGCGCGCCCGTTGCGGGCAGTACGCCTTTCGTCTGAGCGGGGCCGGGCGGGGCTCCACCCTGTTCTGCAATGATGTGCCTGTGCGGGGCGAGGTGCGCACCGAGGTCGTGGGCATGCTGGCCGCGCGCATCGCCACCGTGCCCGTGGTGCGCGAGGCCCTGCGCGCTATCCAGCGGCGTATGGGCGAGCGCGCTCCCCTGGTGGCCGAAGGCCGCGACATGGGTACGGTGGTTTTTCCCGACGCGCGTTTCAAATTTTTTTTGGATGCAGACCCGGAGGTGCGCGCGGTGCGTCGTCTGCGTGACCTGGAAAATCGGGGACAGAGCGCGGATCTGCACAGCCTTACGGACCAGATCCGCCGCCGCGACGCCATGGACCGCAACCGCGCCGTGGCCCCCCTGCGCCCGGCCCAGGACGCGTTGGTGGTGGATACGTCCCACCTGGATATCGAAGGCGTGCTGGGCGTCATGCTGCATCATATTGACGTACACGGCGGCGCACGCGCTTTGCGGCCGGTGGCGGACTGA
- the gcvT gene encoding glycine cleavage system aminomethyltransferase GcvT — MSELRTPLTAWHEAHGAKMAPFAGWLMPIQYEGILAEHQHTRQHAGLFDICHMGEFLVEGAGADQALPQAVSHNLQTLAPGKCRYGFILNEAGGVLDDGIIYRFGPDSFMAVVNAACAAGDFATLRARLPQSVRLTDVSADTAKVDLQGPESLAVLEQALGEKFHDLGYFAFRKTQWQGEPLLVSRTGYTGELGYELYLPAARAVEFWEHLLTDARVKPVGLGARDTLRLEAGLPLYGHDLDAEHTPAEAGMGRMLTSAADYVGKIGAQTVRQVLTPLSLEGRRAARHGDALTLPDGTPVGQVTSGSFAPSLGHGIALAWVDASHVGAEHFVVHAAKTALPAVKADIPFYKAGTARQKLA, encoded by the coding sequence ATGTCGGAACTGCGCACGCCGCTCACCGCCTGGCACGAGGCGCACGGAGCCAAAATGGCCCCTTTTGCAGGCTGGCTTATGCCCATCCAATACGAGGGCATTCTGGCTGAGCACCAGCACACCCGCCAACACGCCGGACTGTTTGACATCTGCCATATGGGCGAATTTCTGGTGGAAGGGGCCGGTGCGGACCAGGCCCTGCCCCAGGCCGTCAGCCACAACCTGCAGACGCTCGCTCCGGGCAAATGTCGCTATGGCTTTATCCTTAACGAAGCGGGCGGCGTGTTGGACGACGGCATCATCTACCGCTTTGGGCCGGATTCCTTCATGGCTGTGGTCAATGCCGCCTGCGCCGCGGGCGATTTTGCCACTCTGCGCGCCCGCCTGCCCCAGAGCGTGCGGCTTACCGACGTTTCTGCAGACACGGCCAAAGTAGACCTGCAGGGGCCGGAATCTCTGGCTGTGCTGGAGCAGGCCCTGGGCGAAAAATTTCATGATCTTGGCTATTTTGCCTTCCGCAAAACCCAGTGGCAGGGCGAGCCCCTGTTGGTGAGCCGCACAGGCTACACGGGCGAGCTGGGCTACGAATTGTACCTGCCTGCCGCCAGAGCCGTGGAGTTCTGGGAGCATCTGCTGACCGACGCGCGGGTCAAACCCGTTGGCCTGGGCGCGCGCGACACCCTGCGCCTGGAGGCCGGTCTGCCCCTGTACGGGCACGACCTGGACGCGGAGCATACCCCGGCGGAAGCGGGCATGGGGCGCATGCTTACCAGCGCGGCCGACTATGTGGGCAAGATCGGCGCGCAGACCGTGCGCCAGGTGCTCACCCCGTTGAGCCTTGAAGGCCGCCGCGCCGCCAGGCACGGCGACGCCCTGACCCTGCCCGACGGCACGCCCGTGGGCCAGGTGACCAGCGGCTCTTTCGCCCCATCGCTGGGTCACGGCATTGCCCTGGCCTGGGTGGACGCGTCCCACGTGGGGGCCGAACATTTTGTGGTCCATGCCGCAAAAACGGCACTGCCTGCCGTGAAGGCGGATATCCCCTTCTACAAGGCCGGCACGGCMAGGCAGAAATTGGCGTAA
- the gcvH gene encoding glycine cleavage system protein GcvH: MASNPTDLLYSQSHEWARLEGDEAVVGITFFAQESLGDITYVELPAVGDALGEDKEFGTVESVKAASDLISPVSGTVTAVNAALENNPELCNSDPYGQGWLLRVRLDHKPGGLMDAAAYEAYCASVAH; this comes from the coding sequence ATGGCCAGCAATCCCACAGATCTTCTGTACAGCCAAAGCCACGAATGGGCCCGCCTGGAAGGCGACGAGGCCGTTGTGGGCATCACCTTTTTCGCTCAGGAATCTTTGGGCGACATTACTTATGTGGAACTGCCCGCCGTGGGCGACGCCCTGGGCGAGGACAAGGAATTCGGCACCGTAGAATCGGTCAAGGCCGCCAGCGACCTTATTTCGCCCGTTTCCGGCACGGTAACGGCCGTTAACGCGGCTCTGGAAAACAATCCGGAGCTGTGCAACAGCGATCCCTACGGCCAGGGTTGGTTACTGCGGGTCAGGCTGGACCACAAGCCCGGCGGGCTCATGGATGCGGCGGCCTATGAAGCGTACTGCGCTTCCGTGGCCCACTAG
- the gcvPA gene encoding aminomethyl-transferring glycine dehydrogenase subunit GcvPA yields MPYIPHTPEELREMLDVVGVRALDDLFADIPASMRPRRFDLPKGRSEAAVCAYFEDLAARNRTDLTSFLGAGYYAHDIPKAVDALAGRSEFYTAYTPYQAECSQGTLQAIFEFQTAVSRLMDMDCANASVYDGGSALFEAAMMAVRSTKRRVLVVDEAVNPIWRVMLATYISSLDVELRTVRQERGVSRVKALKAAIDDQTAAVLVQNPNFFGAVTDFTEVFAAARAHKAFGIISVYPVMQAVLKTPGEMGADVAVAEGQSLGLPLAFGGPYLGLMACRKEHIRQFPGRIVGRTTDVDGKTGYVLTLQAREQHIRRAKATSNICSNQALCALRALIHMSLLGPEGLTRLAEHNMALTRYAVERLTSLKGVELLNDAPYGTEVALRLPVPAVRVVEALTAHGCVPGYAVGRYYPQMENVLLLACTEQNSRAQIGMLAEAVGGLL; encoded by the coding sequence ATGCCGTATATCCCCCACACGCCTGAAGAGCTGCGGGAAATGCTCGATGTGGTGGGCGTGCGCGCGCTGGACGACCTGTTTGCCGACATCCCGGCCAGCATGCGTCCCCGCCGGTTCGATCTGCCCAAGGGGCGGAGTGAAGCCGCCGTGTGCGCCTATTTTGAGGATCTCGCCGCCCGCAACCGTACGGACCTCACGTCCTTTCTGGGTGCGGGCTACTACGCCCACGACATCCCCAAGGCCGTGGACGCCCTGGCCGGGCGCAGCGAGTTCTACACCGCCTACACCCCTTACCAGGCCGAATGTTCCCAGGGCACGCTGCAGGCCATTTTTGAGTTCCAGACGGCCGTAAGCCGGCTGATGGACATGGACTGCGCCAACGCTTCGGTCTATGACGGCGGATCCGCGCTGTTCGAGGCGGCCATGATGGCCGTGCGCAGCACCAAACGCCGCGTACTGGTGGTGGACGAAGCCGTGAACCCCATCTGGCGGGTCATGCTGGCCACCTACATTTCCAGCCTGGACGTGGAGCTCAGAACCGTGCGTCAGGAGCGGGGCGTGAGCCGCGTGAAGGCCCTCAAGGCCGCCATCGACGATCAGACCGCCGCCGTGCTGGTGCAGAACCCCAACTTTTTCGGTGCGGTGACGGATTTTACCGAGGTCTTTGCCGCGGCGCGCGCGCATAAGGCCTTTGGCATCATTTCCGTGTATCCGGTCATGCAGGCCGTGCTTAAAACCCCCGGCGAAATGGGCGCGGACGTGGCCGTGGCCGAGGGCCAGAGCCTGGGTCTGCCCCTTGCCTTCGGCGGCCCCTATCTGGGGCTTATGGCCTGCCGCAAGGAGCATATCCGTCAGTTCCCCGGCCGTATTGTGGGCCGCACTACGGACGTGGACGGCAAAACGGGCTATGTGCTCACCCTCCAGGCGCGGGAACAGCACATCCGCCGGGCCAAGGCCACGTCCAACATCTGCTCCAACCAGGCCCTCTGCGCCTTGCGCGCGCTCATCCACATGAGTCTGCTGGGCCCGGAAGGGCTTACCCGCCTGGCCGAACATAATATGGCCCTCACCCGCTACGCCGTGGAACGTCTTACGTCCCTCAAGGGCGTGGAACTGCTCAACGACGCGCCCTACGGCACAGAAGTTGCCTTGCGCCTGCCCGTGCCTGCCGTCCGGGTGGTAGAGGCCCTCACCGCCCACGGCTGCGTGCCGGGCTATGCCGTGGGCCGGTATTATCCCCAGATGGAAAACGTGCTGCTGTTGGCCTGCACCGAGCAGAACAGCCGCGCGCAGATCGGCATGCTTGCCGAAGCCGTGGGAGGTCTGCTGTGA
- the gcvPB gene encoding aminomethyl-transferring glycine dehydrogenase subunit GcvPB: protein MNTIFAKSVPGRCACRQESDAPRAADMLPPALLRARPPRLPQCSELDVVRHFTELSQRNYSVDANFYPLGSCTMKYNPKFTEYVAALPGFSRLHPLLAQSGRGAACVQGALQCLYEAEALLCEVTGMRAFTFQPMAGANGEFTGVKLIAAYHKAKGRNRKKMLIPDAAHGTNPASAALAGFEAVNLVSRDGMVDPEAVAAAVAEHGEDLAGIMMTCPNTLGLMETHLPRIVELLHGVDALLYYDGANMNAILGKMRVGDAGFDVVHLNVHKTFATPHGGGGPGAGPVGVSERLLPFLPAPRVAAREDGSLFLDYNLPQSMGYMGPFYGSFGVVVKALAYMLRLGGEGLTRAAEYAVLNANYLKKKLEDVLDEPYKDRFCAHEFVASAPQGLRALDIAKALLERGIHAPTIYFPLIVHECLMAEPTETESKQTLDAYVAALEDIVAQGRRDPESLARAPEGLPVRRLDETAAARHMVLTEDMG from the coding sequence GTGAACACTATTTTTGCCAAATCCGTGCCCGGGCGCTGCGCCTGCCGCCAGGAAAGCGACGCCCCCAGGGCGGCGGACATGCTGCCCCCCGCCTTGTTGCGCGCGCGTCCGCCCCGGCTGCCCCAGTGCTCGGAGCTGGACGTGGTGCGCCACTTTACCGAGCTTTCGCAGCGCAACTACAGTGTGGACGCCAACTTTTATCCCCTTGGCTCCTGCACCATGAAGTACAATCCCAAGTTTACGGAATATGTGGCCGCCTTGCCGGGCTTCAGCCGCCTGCACCCCCTGCTGGCCCAGTCCGGCCGGGGGGCCGCCTGCGTGCAGGGCGCGCTGCAGTGCCTCTACGAGGCCGAGGCCCTGCTTTGCGAGGTGACGGGTATGCGCGCCTTCACCTTCCAGCCCATGGCCGGAGCCAACGGCGAGTTTACGGGCGTGAAACTTATTGCTGCCTACCACAAGGCCAAGGGCCGCAACCGTAAAAAAATGCTCATCCCTGATGCGGCCCACGGCACCAATCCGGCTTCGGCCGCCCTGGCGGGATTTGAAGCTGTCAATCTGGTTTCGCGCGACGGCATGGTGGATCCGGAGGCCGTGGCCGCCGCTGTAGCCGAACACGGCGAAGATCTGGCGGGCATCATGATGACCTGCCCCAACACCCTGGGCCTTATGGAAACCCATCTGCCCCGTATTGTGGAGCTGCTGCACGGGGTGGATGCCCTGCTGTATTACGACGGCGCCAATATGAACGCCATTCTGGGCAAGATGCGCGTGGGAGACGCGGGTTTTGACGTGGTGCACCTCAACGTGCACAAAACCTTTGCCACGCCCCACGGCGGCGGCGGCCCCGGCGCTGGCCCCGTGGGCGTGAGCGAGCGCCTGCTGCCCTTCCTGCCTGCGCCCCGTGTGGCGGCGCGTGAGGACGGCAGCCTGTTCCTGGACTACAACCTGCCCCAGTCCATGGGGTATATGGGGCCGTTTTACGGCAGCTTCGGCGTGGTGGTCAAAGCCCTGGCCTATATGCTGCGTCTGGGAGGAGAGGGCCTGACCCGCGCGGCAGAATATGCGGTGCTCAACGCCAACTACTTGAAAAAGAAGCTGGAAGATGTGCTGGATGAGCCCTACAAAGACCGCTTCTGCGCCCACGAGTTCGTGGCCTCGGCCCCACAGGGGCTGCGTGCTCTGGACATAGCCAAGGCCTTGCTGGAGCGCGGCATCCACGCGCCCACCATTTATTTCCCGCTCATTGTGCACGAATGCCTTATGGCCGAGCCTACGGAAACGGAAAGCAAACAGACTCTGGACGCCTATGTGGCTGCCCTGGAAGATATTGTGGCCCAGGGCCGACGCGACCCCGAAAGCCTGGCGCGCGCGCCGGAAGGCCTGCCTGTGCGTCGGTTGGATGAAACGGCCGCCGCGCGGCATATGGTGCTGACCGAAGACATGGGCTAG
- a CDS encoding methyl-accepting chemotaxis protein — MRWTLMHKYVGSLFGALITCCGVVLFVSIYFMKTPIENELDKGIQRMCQVVRMSNESTAQRFAQSAALMADEDSLARAIAEKDHETAYRLGQTAMKKAKSDFMTITDAEGVVVARGHATKYGDSVLKQETVAKALKGEPAVAVVAGTVVPFTIRASQPVMYEGRLVGSISIGVSLVGPAYMDWLGKVTGSHVTIFKGDTRVMTTIVRDGKRVIGTRLESKDIVKAVLERGETVYAHNSILGVPYNSAYWPVKAADGKTVGMWFVGMPIDVLRSLEKTAIQKAIMVGCALLVLQLAISVVLGRMVGAPVAQITRYAQDVAEGKGDLHLDVHSRDDMGLLADSLRSMEANLRKLVAEAAAQAEAARRKGTEAEQAMAEARTAQARAESAQREGMISAADQIEGVVEQLNASINDMATKVENTARALDHAAGRLSETATAMEEMNSTVLEVAKNAGGAADISNAARNKAETGATVVSKAVSSIQEVQRQSLALKEGMTDLDDHARAINQIMGVISDIADQTNLLALNAAIEAARAGDAGRGFAVVADEVRKLAEKTMASTTDVGNAIHAIQESTGRSIGQVDESVKNIAEATDFSNKSGEALGEIVGMVEQTADEVRAIATASEEQSSASEEINRSIADVNQIAASTSADMRAVNQELDALREQARSLVELIEKMKRA; from the coding sequence ATGCGTTGGACGCTCATGCACAAGTATGTGGGCTCGCTATTCGGCGCGCTGATCACCTGTTGCGGCGTGGTGTTGTTTGTTTCTATCTATTTCATGAAAACGCCCATTGAGAACGAACTCGACAAGGGCATCCAGCGCATGTGCCAGGTGGTGCGCATGTCCAACGAGAGCACGGCCCAGCGTTTTGCCCAGAGCGCCGCGCTCATGGCCGACGAGGACAGCCTGGCCCGCGCCATTGCGGAAAAAGATCATGAAACGGCCTACCGCCTGGGCCAGACCGCCATGAAGAAGGCCAAATCGGACTTTATGACCATCACCGACGCCGAGGGGGTGGTGGTGGCCCGCGGCCATGCCACCAAATACGGCGACAGCGTGCTCAAACAGGAAACCGTGGCTAAAGCCCTTAAGGGTGAGCCGGCCGTGGCCGTAGTTGCGGGCACTGTAGTGCCCTTCACTATCCGGGCCAGCCAGCCGGTCATGTACGAAGGCCGTCTGGTGGGCAGCATTTCCATCGGCGTTTCGCTGGTGGGGCCGGCCTATATGGACTGGCTCGGCAAGGTCACCGGCTCTCATGTGACCATCTTTAAAGGCGATACCCGCGTCATGACCACCATTGTGCGGGACGGCAAGCGCGTCATCGGCACCAGGCTGGAATCCAAAGACATTGTCAAGGCCGTGCTGGAGCGGGGCGAAACCGTCTATGCCCACAACTCCATTCTGGGCGTGCCGTACAATTCCGCCTACTGGCCGGTCAAGGCCGCCGACGGCAAGACTGTGGGCATGTGGTTTGTGGGCATGCCCATTGACGTGCTGCGCAGTCTGGAAAAAACCGCCATCCAGAAGGCCATCATGGTGGGCTGTGCCCTGCTGGTGCTGCAGTTGGCCATTTCTGTCGTGCTGGGGCGGATGGTAGGTGCGCCTGTGGCCCAAATTACCCGTTATGCCCAAGACGTGGCCGAGGGTAAGGGCGATTTGCACCTGGACGTGCACAGCCGCGACGATATGGGCTTGCTGGCCGATTCGCTGCGCAGCATGGAGGCAAATCTGCGCAAACTGGTGGCTGAGGCCGCTGCGCAGGCTGAGGCGGCCCGCCGGAAAGGAACAGAGGCCGAGCAGGCCATGGCCGAGGCCCGCACGGCTCAAGCCAGGGCCGAAAGCGCCCAGCGCGAGGGCATGATCAGCGCCGCCGACCAGATAGAAGGGGTGGTGGAGCAGCTCAACGCTTCCATCAACGATATGGCCACCAAGGTGGAAAATACCGCCAGGGCCTTGGACCACGCCGCAGGGCGTTTGTCCGAAACCGCCACGGCTATGGAAGAAATGAACTCCACCGTGCTGGAGGTGGCCAAGAATGCCGGCGGCGCGGCGGACATTTCCAACGCGGCCAGAAACAAGGCCGAAACCGGCGCCACAGTGGTTTCCAAGGCCGTGTCCAGCATTCAGGAAGTGCAGCGGCAATCCCTGGCCCTCAAGGAGGGCATGACTGATCTGGACGATCATGCCAGGGCCATCAATCAGATCATGGGCGTGATTTCAGATATTGCAGACCAGACCAATCTGCTGGCCCTCAACGCGGCCATTGAGGCGGCCCGCGCCGGCGACGCCGGACGCGGCTTTGCCGTGGTGGCCGACGAAGTGCGCAAACTGGCCGAAAAGACCATGGCCTCTACCACGGACGTGGGCAACGCCATCCACGCCATTCAGGAAAGCACCGGCCGAAGCATCGGCCAGGTGGACGAATCCGTCAAAAATATTGCTGAAGCCACGGACTTTTCCAACAAGTCCGGCGAGGCTTTGGGCGAAATCGTGGGCATGGTGGAACAGACCGCCGACGAAGTGCGCGCCATTGCCACGGCCAGTGAAGAGCAGTCGTCGGCCAGTGAAGAAATCAACCGCTCCATCGCGGACGTGAATCAGATCGCCGCCAGCACCAGCGCAGATATGCGGGCCGTGAACCAGGAGCTGGACGCTCTGCGTGAGCAAGCCCGCAGCCTGGTGGAATTGATTGAAAAGATGAAGCGGGCCTAA
- the ychF gene encoding redox-regulated ATPase YchF — translation MSLSIGIVGLPNVGKSTLFNALTKAQNAQAANYPFCTIEPNKATVAVPDARVDALTAKARPRKTIYASVDFIDIAGLVRGASKGEGLGNQFLGNIRECAAIVEVVRCFEDENVTHVDGSVSPLRDVETIELELLLADVQSTEKRLEKLQKMAKGSKEAKAAAEHMQVLLAHLNAGKSARDFALPEHEAFLAAWRELGLLTAKPVIYCANVDEGAAAEGNALARQVEDLARTRGAGFARICARLEEELQGLDPAEQAEMLASYGIEKSGLARIIHTGYATLGLCSYFTAGPDEVRAWTIHKGWKAPQAAGVIHTDFERGFIRAEVIAYDDYMSHESEAACRADGVLRVEGKDYVVQDGDVMHFLFNV, via the coding sequence ATGTCGCTCAGCATCGGAATCGTTGGGCTGCCCAACGTGGGCAAATCCACCCTGTTCAACGCCCTGACCAAGGCGCAGAACGCCCAGGCCGCCAACTACCCTTTCTGCACCATTGAACCCAACAAGGCCACAGTGGCCGTGCCGGACGCGCGGGTGGACGCCCTCACCGCCAAGGCCCGCCCGCGTAAGACTATCTATGCCAGCGTGGACTTTATCGACATTGCCGGCCTGGTGCGCGGGGCCAGCAAGGGCGAAGGCCTGGGCAACCAGTTTCTGGGCAATATCCGCGAATGCGCGGCCATTGTGGAAGTGGTGCGCTGCTTTGAGGACGAAAACGTCACACACGTGGATGGCAGCGTAAGCCCCTTGCGCGATGTGGAAACCATTGAGCTGGAGCTGCTTTTGGCCGACGTGCAGAGCACGGAAAAACGCCTGGAAAAACTGCAGAAGATGGCCAAAGGCAGCAAGGAGGCCAAGGCGGCCGCCGAGCATATGCAGGTGCTGCTTGCCCACCTTAATGCGGGCAAGTCTGCGCGGGATTTCGCCCTGCCTGAACACGAGGCTTTTCTTGCGGCCTGGCGGGAATTGGGCCTGCTCACGGCCAAGCCCGTCATTTACTGCGCCAATGTGGACGAAGGGGCCGCCGCCGAGGGCAATGCCCTGGCCCGGCAGGTAGAGGACCTGGCCCGGACGCGCGGCGCGGGCTTTGCCCGCATCTGCGCCCGGCTGGAAGAGGAACTGCAGGGCCTGGACCCGGCGGAGCAGGCCGAAATGCTGGCCTCCTACGGTATTGAAAAAAGCGGCCTCGCCCGCATTATCCACACGGGCTATGCCACCCTGGGGCTGTGCAGTTATTTTACCGCCGGGCCGGACGAAGTGCGGGCCTGGACCATCCACAAAGGCTGGAAGGCTCCGCAGGCCGCGGGCGTCATCCACACGGATTTTGAGCGGGGCTTCATCCGGGCCGAAGTCATTGCTTACGACGACTATATGAGCCACGAAAGTGAGGCCGCCTGCCGCGCCGACGGCGTGCTGCGCGTGGAAGGCAAGGACTATGTGGTGCAGGACGGCGACGTCATGCACTTCCTGTTCAATGTTTAG
- a CDS encoding FlgO family outer membrane protein, translated as MYRWIITLLMLAALLFPLTAAAGTVPRAADSIAKQMDEQLMMRYAGDDPGMTSKERKSLARARIMILGTTPANINNLEESSPLARQMTEEVARWLVNAGYRFQEIRRGSVIRFDKQRGEFYLTRDVRKLAAASGTGQAVLAGTYVVSREQVRFSLRLIHTTSGEVLAMGTATVPITDDMRNLLRDRGPGAGDGLTPTVRTRLQ; from the coding sequence ATGTACCGTTGGATTATTACCCTGCTCATGCTGGCGGCCCTGCTCTTTCCGCTTACTGCGGCCGCCGGAACCGTGCCCCGCGCGGCGGACAGCATCGCCAAGCAGATGGACGAGCAACTCATGATGCGCTACGCCGGGGACGACCCCGGCATGACCAGTAAGGAACGCAAATCCTTGGCCCGCGCCCGCATCATGATCTTGGGCACCACGCCCGCCAATATCAACAATCTGGAAGAATCCTCGCCATTGGCCCGGCAGATGACCGAAGAAGTGGCGCGCTGGCTCGTCAACGCGGGGTACCGCTTTCAGGAAATCCGCCGGGGCAGCGTCATTCGCTTTGACAAACAGCGCGGCGAGTTCTACCTCACCCGCGATGTGCGCAAGCTGGCCGCCGCCAGCGGCACGGGTCAGGCGGTGCTGGCCGGCACCTATGTGGTCAGCCGTGAGCAGGTGCGCTTCAGCCTGCGTCTTATCCATACTACCAGCGGCGAAGTGCTGGCCATGGGCACGGCCACCGTGCCCATTACCGACGACATGCGCAACCTGCTGCGCGACCGGGGCCCCGGCGCAGGGGACGGCCTCACCCCCACTGTGCGCACCAGGCTGCAGTAG